In Vibrio hippocampi, a single genomic region encodes these proteins:
- a CDS encoding amidohydrolase — MYSKSKLALAVLPALLLSACNSEDQTTTVDADTVFYNGTVVTMDDEQSVATSVAIKDGVIVALNVDPDEYSTVNTNKVDLSSQTIVPGFIDAHGHLSSVAQTASYANLAPSPIGTSDSIALLVNEMQTFWQDIELADGQWMIGTGYDDSLLAEQTHPTRDDLDQISTEVPIVIIHVSYHLAVVNSKALEVLGITAETEDPDGGKIVRYDDSNEPNGVLEETAMYLAMVAFSSAPQDEQSVLDMYQDTQDYYASFGITTVQDGAAGYETIKYYESLASAEQLMLDVVAFPTWDAYAMMKLDDYSTSKEYDNRFRIGGVKLILDGSPQGKTAFMTQPYLNPPTGESNSYVGYATLTSDFLEVKLSDYLEEGTQFIVHTNGDASVDMYLDALETVTTEETDYSTIRPVSIHSQTTRDDQLERMLTYQMIPSFFSAHTFFWGDWHRDEVFGVERAERISPTRSASNLNIAYTTHNDAPVVDPDMIRLMYNTVNRVTRSGQTLGEEQKATAYEALASMTKNAAYQYFEEDSKGTIEVGKRADLVRLSANPLTIEEDKINTIEVMQTYKDGELIYQQ; from the coding sequence ATGTATTCAAAGTCAAAACTCGCCCTTGCGGTTCTACCTGCATTGTTGCTGAGTGCTTGTAATTCTGAGGATCAAACAACGACGGTCGACGCCGATACCGTATTCTACAATGGCACCGTGGTCACTATGGATGATGAGCAAAGTGTTGCAACGAGCGTGGCGATTAAAGATGGCGTGATCGTCGCACTGAATGTTGACCCCGATGAGTACTCCACCGTAAATACCAATAAGGTTGACCTCTCAAGCCAGACCATTGTTCCTGGCTTTATTGATGCGCATGGGCACCTTTCCAGTGTTGCTCAAACCGCGAGTTATGCCAACCTTGCCCCTTCTCCTATTGGTACTAGTGACTCTATTGCTCTGCTCGTCAATGAAATGCAAACCTTTTGGCAAGATATAGAGCTCGCTGATGGTCAGTGGATGATAGGGACAGGCTATGACGATTCCTTATTAGCCGAACAAACTCACCCGACCCGGGATGACCTCGACCAAATCAGCACTGAAGTGCCTATTGTAATCATTCATGTCTCATATCACTTAGCCGTCGTTAATAGCAAAGCACTCGAAGTGTTAGGCATCACAGCAGAAACCGAAGATCCTGATGGGGGTAAAATCGTTCGCTATGATGACAGCAATGAACCGAACGGTGTGCTTGAAGAAACGGCGATGTACCTTGCAATGGTGGCATTTAGCTCCGCTCCACAAGATGAACAAAGCGTCCTAGACATGTATCAAGACACACAAGATTACTACGCTAGCTTTGGCATTACTACGGTGCAAGATGGCGCTGCAGGCTATGAAACCATTAAATACTATGAGTCCCTTGCCAGTGCGGAGCAGTTGATGCTGGATGTGGTCGCTTTCCCAACTTGGGATGCCTACGCCATGATGAAACTCGATGACTACAGTACCAGTAAAGAGTACGACAACAGATTCCGAATTGGTGGAGTAAAATTAATATTGGATGGTTCACCGCAAGGTAAAACCGCTTTTATGACCCAACCTTACCTTAATCCACCCACTGGTGAATCCAACTCCTATGTCGGCTATGCAACACTCACCAGTGATTTCCTTGAAGTCAAATTGAGCGATTATCTCGAAGAGGGCACGCAATTTATTGTTCATACCAATGGTGACGCTTCTGTTGATATGTACCTTGACGCGCTTGAAACCGTGACCACAGAAGAGACCGATTACAGCACAATCCGCCCGGTATCAATACACTCACAAACGACTCGAGACGACCAACTTGAACGTATGCTGACCTATCAGATGATCCCCTCCTTTTTTAGTGCCCATACCTTCTTCTGGGGAGACTGGCATCGTGATGAAGTCTTTGGCGTCGAAAGAGCTGAACGTATCAGTCCAACTCGCTCCGCAAGCAACCTCAATATTGCTTATACCACCCACAATGATGCGCCTGTCGTCGACCCTGATATGATCCGCCTCATGTATAACACCGTTAACCGTGTCACCCGCTCTGGACAAACGTTAGGTGAAGAGCAGAAAGCCACCGCTTATGAAGCACTGGCATCGATGACCAAGAATGCGGCTTATCAATATTTTGAAGAAGATTCAAAAGGGACGATTGAGGTTGGAAAACGTGCCGACCTAGTGAGACTGTCAGCCAACCCACTCACGATTGAAGAAGATAAAATCAATACTATCGAGGTAATGCAGACCTACAAAGATGGTGAACTGATTTATCAACAATAA